In one window of Rathayibacter caricis DSM 15933 DNA:
- a CDS encoding ABC transporter ATP-binding protein, translating into MIRTTSVTTRHGRTLAVDDVSLELGTGLTAIIGPNGSGKSTLLSTIGRLLKAESGSVAVDDLDVATTRSRDIAKRLAILRQDNHFAIRLSVDDLVAYGRFPHGGTGRTPEDRALVDAAIEALDLGAVRERYLDELSGGQRQRAFVAMALAQDTDHLLLDEPLNNLDPRHGVVLMKLLRRLADEKRMTVVVVLHDINVAAQFADDIVAIRDGRVVHHGPVAEVLTAPHLEALYDTPVAVEPIAGRHVVLWL; encoded by the coding sequence ATGATCCGCACCACCTCCGTCACCACCCGCCACGGCCGCACCCTCGCGGTCGACGACGTCTCGCTCGAGCTCGGCACCGGCCTCACCGCGATCATCGGGCCCAACGGCTCCGGCAAGTCGACGCTCCTCTCCACCATCGGCCGCCTGCTCAAGGCCGAGAGCGGATCCGTCGCCGTCGACGACCTGGACGTCGCGACCACCCGCTCCCGCGACATCGCGAAGCGTCTGGCGATCCTCCGCCAGGACAACCACTTCGCGATCCGCTTGAGCGTCGACGACCTCGTCGCCTACGGCCGCTTCCCGCACGGAGGAACGGGCCGCACCCCCGAGGACCGCGCCCTCGTCGATGCCGCGATCGAGGCCCTCGACCTCGGCGCCGTCCGCGAGCGCTACCTCGACGAGCTCTCAGGAGGCCAGCGCCAGCGCGCGTTCGTCGCGATGGCCCTCGCGCAGGACACCGACCACCTCCTCCTCGACGAGCCGCTCAACAACCTCGACCCGCGCCACGGCGTCGTGCTGATGAAGCTCCTGCGCCGACTCGCCGACGAGAAGCGGATGACCGTGGTCGTCGTCCTGCACGACATCAACGTCGCCGCGCAGTTCGCGGACGACATCGTCGCGATCCGCGACGGCCGGGTGGTGCACCACGGCCCGGTGGCCGAGGTGCTGACGGCGCCGCATCTCGAGGCGCTCTACGACACCCCGGTCGCGGTCGAGCCGATCGCCGGCCGGCACGTCGTGCTCTGGCTCTGA